Proteins from one Herpetosiphonaceae bacterium genomic window:
- the nuoK gene encoding NADH-quinone oxidoreductase subunit NuoK gives MVPTSYYVMLSAILFTIGVIGVLTRRNALVVFMSVELMLNSANLALVAFSRQWGHVDGQILTFFVITVAAAEVAVGLALLVGIFRTKRTTNVDEVNTMRG, from the coding sequence ATGGTTCCTACCAGCTATTATGTGATGTTGAGCGCCATCTTGTTCACGATCGGCGTGATCGGCGTGCTGACCCGCCGCAACGCGCTGGTGGTCTTTATGTCGGTCGAGCTGATGTTAAACTCGGCAAATCTGGCGCTGGTTGCGTTCTCACGCCAGTGGGGCCATGTTGACGGTCAGATCTTAACTTTTTTTGTGATTACTGTGGCAGCCGCCGAGGTTGCGGTGGGTCTTGCGCTGCTCGTGGGCATCTTCCGCACCAAGCGCACCACCAACGTCGACGAAGTCAATACGATGCGGGGATAA